One stretch of Ornithinimicrobium ciconiae DNA includes these proteins:
- a CDS encoding SDR family oxidoreductase, translating into MNILVTGGTGVLGRSVVDRLVTAGHRVRVLSRDPSRASSVRDVEPWAGDLRALPSLGPALSDVETVVHCASDVRSPVEVDVAGTANLVAAMRGLDVRHLVYVSIVGVDQIPIKYYRAKRDVESIVEHQNVPWTIQRATQFHPFVAEMLAKSARRPLIACPRGLRFQPVAVEEVADRVVQHVESGAAGRAADLGGREVLTLRDLASTWMLATGGRRRPLLPVPFPGAAGRAFKAGANLCAGHSSAGLTWTQYLDGYRSVRGAV; encoded by the coding sequence ATGAACATCCTCGTCACCGGTGGCACGGGAGTGCTGGGACGCAGCGTCGTCGACAGGCTCGTCACGGCCGGACATCGGGTCCGGGTCCTGAGCCGTGACCCGTCCCGCGCGTCGAGCGTCCGCGACGTAGAACCGTGGGCCGGTGACCTGCGAGCACTCCCCAGCCTTGGCCCCGCATTGTCAGATGTCGAGACTGTTGTGCATTGCGCCTCTGACGTCCGGTCACCGGTCGAGGTCGACGTCGCCGGGACGGCGAACCTCGTCGCGGCCATGCGAGGTCTCGACGTCAGACACCTGGTGTACGTCTCGATCGTCGGGGTCGACCAGATACCGATCAAGTATTACCGCGCGAAGCGGGACGTAGAGTCGATCGTCGAGCACCAGAACGTGCCGTGGACGATCCAGCGGGCCACCCAGTTCCACCCGTTCGTGGCCGAGATGCTGGCGAAGTCAGCACGCAGGCCGCTGATCGCCTGTCCGAGGGGTTTGCGCTTCCAACCGGTCGCCGTCGAGGAGGTCGCGGACCGGGTGGTGCAGCACGTGGAGTCCGGTGCGGCAGGTAGGGCGGCCGATCTCGGGGGACGGGAGGTCCTCACTCTGCGTGACCTCGCCTCCACGTGGATGTTGGCCACCGGTGGGCGTCGCCGGCCTCTCCTGCCGGTGCCGTTCCCTGGAGCCGCGGGGCGGGCGTTCAAGGCCGGTGCGAACCTCTGCGCAGGGCATTCCTCAGCCGGACTTACCTGGACGCAGTACCTCGATGGTTACCGCAGCGTCCGAGGGGCCGTCTAG
- a CDS encoding DUF2867 domain-containing protein: protein MALTMASEAAAPLRKGARHVQAWALWAETIGLTATRFLDARARGPQNLDSPVVAAVAEVEASEVLPGWDYADAYECRWASVGAPDAMTVARALLGPSPSARRVLAARDLLVAPLGVQPAYQGDVLLFPIQVAGPERVVCGLDDRHLDFRVIVTLLGGVARCTTVVRRHGYLGAAYFAVVRPFHRRLVPHLMRQHPQAHVTAAEAS from the coding sequence ATGGCTCTGACCATGGCCAGCGAGGCTGCCGCACCGCTTCGGAAGGGCGCCCGCCACGTCCAAGCCTGGGCGCTGTGGGCCGAGACAATCGGCTTGACCGCAACCCGTTTCCTCGACGCCCGTGCCCGTGGGCCGCAGAACCTTGACTCTCCTGTAGTCGCAGCGGTGGCAGAGGTTGAGGCTTCGGAGGTGCTGCCCGGTTGGGACTATGCCGATGCATATGAGTGCCGGTGGGCCTCCGTTGGGGCTCCGGATGCGATGACGGTGGCTAGGGCTCTGTTGGGGCCGTCGCCGTCGGCGCGGCGGGTGCTGGCTGCGCGAGATCTGCTGGTGGCACCGTTGGGTGTGCAGCCTGCCTACCAAGGCGACGTTCTCCTGTTCCCGATCCAAGTCGCGGGGCCGGAGCGGGTGGTATGCGGATTGGATGACCGTCACCTCGACTTCAGGGTGATCGTCACGCTGTTGGGCGGCGTCGCACGCTGCACCACCGTGGTGCGTCGCCACGGTTATCTTGGTGCCGCATACTTCGCCGTGGTGCGTCCCTTTCATCGGCGACTCGTGCCCCACCTGATGCGACAGCACCCTCAGGCGCATGTCACGGCAGCAGAGGCGTCATGA
- a CDS encoding DUF6036 family nucleotidyltransferase: MRRDQLEHAIRTAACQIIGHPDVIVVGSQAILGSIVEGELPAAATMSMEVDILPIAADNDETARLADLIEGVAGEFSPFEDLHGFSIDGVDLQTSVLPPGWRDRLVPVTNANTAAPGGDPQFTGWCLDKEDLCVAKLCALREKDRNFVAALVRADLVDTRVILGRLATLDPDHAKAASSAHRWLTSLQGRE; encoded by the coding sequence ATGCGCCGGGATCAACTCGAACACGCCATCCGGACGGCGGCGTGTCAGATCATCGGTCACCCGGACGTCATCGTCGTCGGCTCGCAAGCGATCCTGGGTTCAATCGTAGAGGGGGAACTCCCCGCGGCAGCGACCATGTCGATGGAGGTCGACATTCTGCCCATCGCCGCAGACAACGACGAGACCGCTCGCCTCGCCGATCTCATCGAGGGCGTAGCAGGAGAGTTCTCACCCTTCGAGGATCTGCACGGATTCAGCATCGACGGGGTCGACCTGCAGACATCGGTTCTCCCGCCCGGATGGCGTGACCGCTTGGTGCCCGTCACTAATGCGAACACCGCTGCCCCAGGGGGCGATCCGCAGTTCACGGGATGGTGCCTGGACAAGGAAGATCTGTGTGTGGCCAAGCTTTGCGCCCTGCGCGAGAAAGACCGCAACTTCGTTGCCGCTCTTGTCCGTGCCGACCTCGTCGACACCCGTGTCATCCTGGGCCGGCTCGCCACCCTCGACCCGGACCACGCAAAAGCCGCGTCGTCAGCTCACCGCTGGCTTACCTCCCTCCAGGGTCGTGAGTGA
- a CDS encoding helix-turn-helix domain-containing protein, giving the protein MRETGTGQSELSRLSGVHQPSISQFLSGRVDLSDEQLDRLLSCMGRRLEVVRSVVEPELTRSERRSWLLHRRISSRLTRDTLDVLEPVIQGNLSRLRRGVTGEPHERNLHRWQVLVDTRDLPGLKRVSTGLDRDSIEMREVSPMRGLLSEQERSEVLAQVG; this is encoded by the coding sequence ATGCGTGAGACGGGCACCGGCCAGAGCGAGTTGTCCAGGCTGAGCGGGGTTCATCAGCCAAGCATCAGTCAGTTCCTGTCCGGACGTGTCGATCTGAGCGACGAGCAGCTTGATCGCCTGCTGTCCTGCATGGGGCGACGGTTGGAGGTTGTCCGCAGCGTTGTCGAGCCTGAGCTCACTCGCTCGGAGCGCCGGTCGTGGCTGCTGCACCGGAGGATCTCATCGCGTCTGACGCGCGACACCCTGGACGTGTTGGAGCCGGTTATCCAGGGCAATCTGTCGCGCTTGCGCAGGGGAGTGACCGGGGAACCGCATGAGCGGAACCTGCATCGCTGGCAGGTCCTGGTCGACACTAGGGACCTCCCCGGCCTCAAGCGCGTGTCGACGGGTCTCGATCGGGACTCCATCGAGATGCGTGAGGTCTCTCCCATGCGTGGGCTGCTGTCAGAGCAGGAGCGCTCCGAGGTGCTGGCGCAGGTGGGTTGA
- a CDS encoding GNAT family N-acetyltransferase → MTSLEAHSVAALDNSIRRDIPGTGGWVGTGAQLTASLDDPEFDPALYLVAQHSMSGSLDGLIRVWNRSPEPRLGCIGVTRPWRRTRLALALVQQIAGTLHARGVTHITAETDATNHDSHLMATHHGGEPVQTTIEWQNTRPGRPV, encoded by the coding sequence GTGACCTCGTTGGAAGCGCACTCCGTCGCAGCCCTGGACAACAGCATCCGGCGCGACATTCCCGGAACTGGTGGGTGGGTGGGCACTGGTGCGCAGCTCACCGCATCGCTGGACGACCCAGAGTTCGATCCGGCCCTGTACCTGGTGGCTCAGCACTCGATGAGCGGAAGTCTGGACGGACTCATCCGCGTCTGGAACCGTTCCCCCGAGCCGAGACTAGGGTGCATCGGGGTCACGCGACCCTGGCGCCGCACCCGACTGGCGCTTGCCCTCGTCCAGCAGATCGCCGGGACTTTGCACGCCAGGGGCGTCACCCACATCACGGCCGAGACCGACGCGACCAATCACGATTCACACCTGATGGCCACCCACCACGGGGGTGAGCCCGTTCAGACGACCATCGAGTGGCAGAACACACGTCCCGGCCGCCCAGTCTGA
- a CDS encoding tyrosine-type recombinase/integrase, producing MTYLAARPKRDFGTIRKRSNGRYQAYYAGPDQSFHRAPSTFQTKGDAEAWLVGERRLIQEDDWSPTKSRRAKVRRTAEAFGPYARAWLEHRDIKPRTRALYARQLDRFLLPAFADMSLRDFTPAVVRVWYSELDPTRPTQRAHAYGLLRSILATAVADEVLAANPCRIRGGSVTTRARRVEPATLDQLETLVRRMPARYQALVIIGAWCGLRFGEMAELRRADINLTARVLHVRRGVVRIDGQVTVGTPKSAAGIRDVAIPPHLIPVLQSHLDVHVAPGRDALVFPSVTDPDIQVHPNTLYRHWYKAREAAGRPDLRIHDLRHTGAVLAARTGATLAELMARIGHSTPQAALRYQHAAQGRDAHIAEQLSRLAQGESQPGPAAPP from the coding sequence GTGACCTACTTGGCGGCGCGGCCCAAACGTGACTTCGGGACGATCCGGAAGCGGTCCAACGGACGCTACCAGGCCTACTACGCAGGCCCGGATCAGAGTTTCCACCGTGCTCCCTCGACCTTCCAGACCAAGGGGGACGCCGAGGCGTGGCTGGTCGGGGAGCGGCGCTTGATCCAGGAGGATGACTGGTCACCCACCAAGTCCCGCCGGGCCAAAGTGCGGCGGACCGCGGAGGCGTTCGGCCCCTACGCTCGTGCCTGGTTGGAACACCGCGACATCAAGCCCCGCACCCGCGCGCTGTACGCCCGGCAGTTGGACAGGTTCCTCCTGCCCGCCTTCGCCGACATGTCGCTGCGCGACTTCACCCCAGCGGTCGTGCGGGTCTGGTACTCCGAGTTGGACCCGACCCGCCCCACCCAGCGGGCTCACGCCTACGGGCTGCTGCGCTCCATCCTGGCCACCGCCGTGGCCGATGAGGTCCTGGCCGCCAACCCCTGCAGAATTCGAGGCGGAAGTGTCACGACCCGGGCCCGCCGGGTCGAACCGGCCACACTGGACCAGCTCGAGACCCTCGTGAGGCGCATGCCCGCGCGGTATCAGGCCTTGGTGATCATCGGCGCCTGGTGCGGGCTGCGGTTCGGAGAGATGGCCGAGCTCCGCCGGGCCGACATCAACCTGACCGCCAGGGTTCTGCACGTCCGGCGGGGCGTGGTCCGCATCGACGGACAGGTCACCGTCGGCACCCCCAAGTCAGCCGCCGGGATCCGCGACGTCGCCATCCCACCCCACCTCATCCCCGTCCTGCAGTCACATCTGGACGTCCACGTCGCGCCCGGCAGGGACGCCCTTGTGTTCCCCTCCGTCACCGACCCCGACATCCAGGTCCACCCCAACACCCTCTACCGGCACTGGTACAAGGCCCGCGAGGCCGCGGGCCGCCCCGACCTACGCATCCACGACCTACGCCACACGGGCGCCGTCCTGGCCGCCCGCACCGGCGCCACCCTGGCCGAGCTCATGGCCCGCATCGGCCACTCCACCCCCCAAGCGGCCCTGCGCTACCAACACGCCGCCCAAGGACGCGACGCCCACATCGCCGAGCAACTCTCACGGCTCGCGCAAGGCGAGTCACAACCCGGACCCGCGGCCCCTCCGTGA
- a CDS encoding MerR family transcriptional regulator: protein MYTIKRAADLTGVPEATLRAWERRYGVISPQRTDGGYRVYDDADLDRVRQMRDLIAQGWAPRQAAERVAESGPVGGDAPELAEFIAAAAARDAGAIDGVLQRAEDAMTFEVFVQDWLMPAVVELGVAWSRGEVSVGGEHLAAHLVMRRLTRVFDAEGRHSAGQRVLVGLPPGAHHELGLFAFATLARRRGLDVIYGGADLPTADWVGLARTGVSGAVLSVPMAADVTAAQETVKALRAALPDLVVAVGGGYQDGVEAATHLGQPIITAVDRLVQALGHETNREAAQGGPGR, encoded by the coding sequence ATGTACACGATCAAGAGGGCAGCCGACCTCACCGGCGTGCCGGAGGCGACGTTGCGGGCTTGGGAACGACGCTATGGCGTGATCTCTCCCCAGCGGACCGACGGCGGCTACCGCGTCTATGACGACGCAGACCTGGACCGGGTGCGTCAGATGCGCGACCTGATCGCCCAGGGGTGGGCTCCGCGACAGGCTGCAGAGCGGGTGGCAGAGTCGGGGCCCGTCGGCGGCGATGCCCCCGAGCTGGCAGAGTTCATCGCTGCGGCAGCAGCGCGGGACGCTGGAGCGATCGACGGTGTCTTGCAGCGGGCCGAGGACGCGATGACGTTCGAGGTGTTCGTGCAGGACTGGCTCATGCCGGCGGTCGTCGAGCTGGGGGTGGCCTGGAGCCGTGGCGAGGTCAGTGTCGGCGGGGAGCACCTGGCAGCACATCTGGTGATGCGGCGCCTGACCCGCGTCTTCGACGCCGAGGGCCGTCACAGTGCTGGTCAGCGGGTGCTGGTGGGCCTGCCGCCAGGAGCCCACCATGAGCTGGGCCTTTTCGCGTTCGCCACCCTTGCCCGGAGGCGAGGCCTGGACGTGATCTATGGGGGCGCCGACCTGCCAACAGCAGACTGGGTCGGGCTCGCCCGAACAGGGGTCTCCGGTGCAGTGCTCTCCGTGCCGATGGCGGCGGACGTGACCGCAGCGCAGGAAACCGTGAAAGCGCTGCGAGCGGCCTTGCCGGACCTAGTGGTGGCCGTCGGAGGCGGTTATCAGGACGGGGTCGAAGCTGCGACCCACCTCGGGCAGCCGATCATCACCGCGGTCGATCGGCTGGTCCAGGCGCTCGGCCACGAAACGAACCGTGAGGCAGCACAGGGTGGCCCGGGGCGCTGA
- a CDS encoding NAD(P)H-binding protein, producing the protein MEPNRTALVTGASGYVGGLLVPRLLQAGYAVRVLTRSAHLDTPWARQVDVCQGDASDPDDVRRALRGVDVAYYLIHSMDGAGDFARRDREMALGFARAAREESVARIVYLSGLHPRGELSAHLASRVEVGDSLLASGVPTAVLQAATVIGRGSASFEMLRYLTTRLPVMVAPRWLDNRIQPVGVDDVLHWLVGAADLPADVSRTFDIGGPDVLTYRDMIQRFAALTGQRRRLILTLPVMTPWLASHWVGLVTPVDAGVAKPLVGSLVHEVVCQEQDLLTLVGPPPHGVASYREAVVRAMDGVEPDPRHAVRWVTLAALMTVAAGATVAVSRARGTGRGPARR; encoded by the coding sequence ATGGAACCGAACCGCACAGCCCTCGTCACGGGAGCCTCCGGCTATGTCGGAGGCCTCCTGGTCCCGCGCCTGCTGCAGGCCGGGTATGCCGTCCGCGTCCTCACGCGGTCGGCTCACCTGGACACTCCCTGGGCCAGACAGGTCGACGTCTGCCAGGGGGACGCCTCCGACCCGGACGACGTGCGCCGCGCTCTGCGGGGGGTGGACGTCGCCTATTACCTGATCCACTCGATGGACGGTGCAGGTGATTTCGCCCGGCGAGACCGCGAGATGGCGCTCGGCTTTGCCCGGGCCGCCCGTGAGGAGTCGGTCGCCAGGATCGTCTATCTCTCCGGGTTGCACCCCCGAGGTGAGCTCTCGGCGCACCTGGCCTCCCGGGTGGAGGTGGGCGACTCGCTGCTCGCCTCCGGCGTGCCCACCGCGGTGCTCCAGGCCGCGACGGTGATCGGTCGTGGCTCGGCGAGCTTTGAGATGCTGCGTTATCTCACCACGCGGTTGCCGGTCATGGTGGCGCCGCGGTGGCTCGACAACCGCATCCAGCCGGTCGGTGTCGACGACGTGCTGCACTGGCTTGTGGGCGCGGCGGACCTGCCCGCGGACGTCAGCCGCACCTTCGACATCGGCGGTCCGGACGTGCTCACCTACCGCGACATGATTCAGCGCTTCGCGGCCCTGACCGGGCAACGGCGACGGCTGATCCTGACCCTGCCCGTGATGACGCCGTGGCTGGCCAGCCACTGGGTCGGCCTGGTCACGCCGGTCGACGCCGGCGTGGCCAAGCCACTGGTCGGCTCGCTGGTGCACGAGGTGGTCTGCCAGGAACAGGACCTGCTAACGCTGGTCGGGCCCCCTCCCCATGGAGTGGCGTCCTATCGGGAAGCAGTTGTCCGGGCCATGGACGGAGTGGAGCCCGACCCCCGCCACGCGGTCCGGTGGGTGACGCTCGCGGCACTGATGACCGTCGCGGCCGGGGCGACGGTGGCGGTCTCTAGGGCGCGAGGCACTGGCCGCGGTCCAGCGCGTCGGTGA
- a CDS encoding CPBP family intramembrane glutamic endopeptidase, with protein MSLVGELRTFLRAALVTPVPRSRRDSTPVLRRRRMVSAVTLLVGTAVLWWSLQLRPGDPLFYAGTAALAATWLVGAFLAGPLHLGRAHTRSGSAYARPVVQSLVLGALLLGVFLTGALLVAQVPVLRGPVDDLLDHARYGSLLLVLVITMVNGVAEEVFFRGALYGAIPQRLTVAATTAIYALTTVVVGVPLLVLAAACVGLVCGLQRRVTGGVLGPIITHLTWSTGMLLLLPPLLSSLG; from the coding sequence GTGAGTCTGGTGGGCGAGCTGCGCACCTTCCTGCGTGCCGCCCTCGTGACGCCAGTCCCGCGCTCACGACGGGACTCGACGCCGGTCCTGCGGCGCCGTCGGATGGTCTCGGCCGTGACGCTCCTCGTCGGGACAGCTGTGCTCTGGTGGTCGCTGCAACTGCGCCCCGGCGATCCGCTGTTCTATGCCGGCACCGCGGCCCTCGCAGCAACCTGGCTCGTGGGCGCGTTCCTCGCCGGCCCCCTCCACCTGGGCAGGGCACACACCCGGTCGGGCTCGGCATACGCCCGCCCGGTCGTCCAGTCGCTCGTGCTCGGGGCCCTGCTGCTCGGGGTCTTCCTCACCGGGGCGCTCCTCGTGGCGCAGGTGCCCGTGCTGCGCGGGCCGGTCGACGACCTGCTCGACCATGCCCGCTACGGGTCGCTCCTGCTCGTCCTGGTGATCACCATGGTCAACGGGGTCGCCGAGGAGGTCTTTTTCCGCGGGGCTCTCTATGGGGCCATCCCGCAACGGTTGACGGTTGCGGCCACCACCGCCATCTACGCCCTGACGACCGTCGTGGTCGGCGTGCCGCTCCTCGTCCTGGCCGCCGCGTGCGTCGGTCTGGTCTGTGGGCTGCAGCGTCGAGTGACCGGCGGCGTTCTGGGCCCGATCATCACGCACCTCACCTGGTCCACCGGCATGCTCCTGCTGCTGCCGCCCCTCCTCTCCTCCCTAGGGTGA
- a CDS encoding tryptophan-rich sensory protein has protein sequence MSTLRRDQVVVTLAAVVWIVGTLVGTGLVGGDGGVAQQGDGLFSDAATLIAPAGPAFSIWSVIYLFLAGYVLWQWLPGTDDSVWARRTRLPAATSLALNGVWLLVVFAGWVLVSVLVIAGIAASLGIILRRTADLPDEGWWPRVVVSVTFGLYLGWICVATCANVALWLVDVGVPVEGTLSTVATVGVLLVVIGLVTHLLSRTTDRVVQAALAAAVVWGLGWVAAGRLGGDPINQVVGYAAVATALLVVGAWGMLAVRRPVSHA, from the coding sequence ATGAGCACCCTGCGCCGCGACCAGGTCGTCGTCACCCTCGCTGCCGTCGTCTGGATCGTGGGGACGCTCGTTGGCACCGGCCTCGTCGGTGGTGACGGGGGAGTCGCGCAGCAGGGCGACGGACTCTTCTCCGATGCCGCCACGCTGATCGCGCCGGCCGGTCCAGCCTTTTCGATCTGGTCGGTGATCTATCTCTTCCTGGCTGGTTATGTCCTGTGGCAGTGGCTCCCCGGCACTGATGACTCGGTCTGGGCCCGACGAACCCGGCTGCCGGCCGCGACCTCCCTCGCGCTGAACGGGGTGTGGCTCCTGGTGGTCTTTGCCGGCTGGGTCCTGGTCTCGGTGCTCGTGATCGCCGGCATCGCGGCCTCCCTGGGCATCATCCTGCGCCGCACCGCTGACCTGCCGGACGAGGGGTGGTGGCCACGGGTCGTCGTCTCGGTGACCTTCGGTCTCTATCTGGGGTGGATCTGTGTCGCCACGTGCGCCAACGTGGCCCTCTGGCTGGTCGACGTCGGGGTGCCCGTGGAGGGCACGCTCTCGACGGTCGCCACGGTCGGTGTGCTCCTCGTGGTCATCGGCCTGGTCACCCACCTGTTGAGCCGCACCACGGACCGCGTCGTGCAGGCGGCCCTGGCTGCGGCGGTCGTCTGGGGCCTCGGCTGGGTCGCCGCCGGCCGCCTCGGCGGTGACCCGATCAACCAGGTCGTCGGCTATGCCGCCGTCGCAACGGCCCTGCTCGTCGTGGGCGCCTGGGGCATGCTGGCCGTCCGCAGGCCGGTGTCCCACGCGTGA
- a CDS encoding anti-sigma factor, with amino-acid sequence MNHDDHLTTPPPGDTDERVTEVLGRGGVVEHAPPPHVWEAIVRSLSGARSLGVVRNDRADRGDQDQGDLRPLRTGAGRRTRWAAIPILAAAAVGAVLTWAGMGLVDREAPGELLVGGELAALSEGGTDGRAEIVEVAGQQHLRIALADRPDAGDGYLEVWLLRPDVSGMVTLGVLQGGSGEFLLPAGLDVGEYAVVDISREHLDGDPGHGGDSLVRGEIG; translated from the coding sequence ATGAACCACGATGACCACCTCACGACTCCCCCGCCGGGCGACACCGACGAGCGGGTAACGGAGGTGCTGGGGCGCGGCGGTGTGGTCGAGCACGCTCCGCCACCGCACGTGTGGGAGGCGATCGTCCGCTCGCTGTCAGGCGCGCGGTCTCTGGGGGTCGTCCGCAACGACAGGGCTGACAGGGGCGATCAGGATCAGGGTGACCTGCGCCCGCTCCGGACCGGCGCTGGACGACGCACGAGGTGGGCGGCGATCCCGATACTGGCAGCGGCAGCTGTCGGTGCGGTGCTCACCTGGGCCGGGATGGGGCTGGTCGACAGGGAGGCCCCTGGCGAACTGCTCGTGGGGGGCGAGCTGGCCGCCCTGAGCGAGGGCGGCACCGACGGCCGTGCCGAGATTGTCGAGGTTGCGGGCCAGCAGCACCTGCGGATCGCGCTCGCAGATCGTCCTGATGCCGGGGACGGCTACCTCGAGGTCTGGCTGCTCCGCCCCGACGTCTCGGGCATGGTCACCCTGGGTGTGCTCCAGGGAGGCAGCGGGGAGTTCCTGCTGCCCGCTGGCCTCGACGTCGGCGAGTATGCCGTGGTAGACATCTCGCGGGAGCACCTGGACGGTGACCCGGGGCACGGCGGGGACAGCCTCGTCAGAGGGGAGATCGGATGA
- a CDS encoding RNA polymerase sigma factor: MRTSSAPAADAAIGLAWANDESDALDHAYERWGPLVHGLARRAVGLVEAEDVTQQVFLSAWRARDTYRPDDGPLGAWLVGITRRAVADSLRVRQRSVQVPATDVQEVPEDTWEDLDRDDLLTVYEELERIGDPPRQILLLAYVHDKTQREIAELLDLPLGTVKTHTTRTLARLRLLLGGAR, encoded by the coding sequence ATGAGGACCAGCTCTGCCCCGGCCGCGGACGCAGCCATCGGCCTGGCCTGGGCCAACGATGAGAGCGACGCGCTCGACCACGCCTACGAGCGCTGGGGTCCGCTCGTGCACGGTCTGGCGCGCAGGGCGGTCGGACTGGTCGAGGCGGAGGACGTGACGCAGCAGGTCTTCCTCTCGGCCTGGCGTGCCCGGGACACCTACCGCCCGGACGACGGGCCGCTCGGGGCCTGGCTGGTCGGGATCACCCGGCGGGCGGTCGCCGACAGCCTGCGGGTGCGGCAGCGCAGCGTCCAGGTGCCGGCCACGGACGTCCAGGAGGTGCCGGAGGACACCTGGGAGGACCTCGACCGCGATGACCTGCTGACCGTCTATGAGGAGCTGGAGCGGATCGGTGACCCGCCCCGACAGATCCTCCTGCTGGCATACGTGCACGACAAGACCCAGCGGGAGATCGCCGAGCTGCTCGACCTGCCGCTCGGCACCGTCAAGACCCACACGACCCGGACCCTGGCCCGGCTCCGACTACTCCTGGGAGGTGCCCGATGA
- a CDS encoding class F sortase — protein MARRTATQPGRPRPVTLVVTLACLVLAGWAVRGLLQSPVPAVDEFGSSSISIDLPSPSQSSGIVLAESVPRPRRASAALEPVEAGREPVRLTVPAVGLEVDLDAVGVSADGQMEIPDDGDRAGWYRHGPAPDDDGGSVVVAAHIDTKEGPGAFRALTGVSEGDQVLVELADGRSMAYRIVGGEQVAKRDLPVDALFRRDGDPVLRLVTCSGDWSPAAGSYTANLVISAVPVP, from the coding sequence GTGGCTCGTCGCACCGCCACCCAGCCCGGTCGTCCCCGGCCCGTCACGCTCGTCGTGACGCTGGCCTGTCTCGTCCTGGCCGGGTGGGCGGTGCGCGGCCTGCTGCAGAGTCCCGTTCCGGCCGTCGACGAGTTTGGGTCCTCCTCGATCTCGATCGACCTCCCCTCACCCTCGCAGTCGTCGGGGATCGTGCTGGCGGAGAGCGTGCCCAGACCCAGGCGCGCCTCGGCCGCCCTGGAGCCCGTGGAGGCGGGGCGTGAGCCGGTCCGGCTGACCGTCCCCGCGGTGGGTCTCGAGGTCGACCTGGACGCCGTGGGTGTCTCCGCAGACGGACAGATGGAGATCCCCGACGACGGAGACCGGGCCGGGTGGTATCGCCACGGTCCGGCTCCCGACGACGACGGCGGCTCAGTCGTCGTGGCGGCCCACATCGACACCAAGGAGGGTCCAGGTGCCTTCCGGGCGCTGACAGGGGTCTCGGAGGGCGACCAGGTGCTGGTCGAGCTCGCCGACGGGCGCAGCATGGCATACCGCATCGTGGGCGGCGAGCAGGTGGCCAAGCGCGACCTACCGGTGGACGCGCTCTTCCGTCGAGACGGTGACCCGGTCCTGCGCCTGGTCACCTGCTCGGGTGACTGGTCCCCAGCCGCGGGCAGCTACACCGCCAACCTCGTCATTAGCGCGGTGCCGGTCCCATGA
- a CDS encoding DUF4397 domain-containing protein, with product MRKTTTAVLMGGVAAAALAAPAAADEHESAVSVLHGVPGLTVDVYVNGQEAIPDFEPGTLTDPMMLAAGSYDIEIYADGDDPSTAEPALSAMGLEVPGGANLTLAAHLGEDGTPMLGAFVNDVSPTQAGEARLTVRHVAAAPGVDVRAGGSPVIQGLTNPDEQVLDLPAGTVSADVVLAGTEDVVLGPADVDLAEGTNTIVYAWGSAEEGTLDLAIQTIEGLHTPPEGVPSGEGGPADSSALLVLALAGIAGAAVAGRQIVRATARD from the coding sequence ATGCGTAAGACCACGACCGCCGTCCTGATGGGTGGAGTCGCCGCTGCGGCCCTAGCAGCGCCGGCCGCGGCTGACGAGCACGAGTCCGCCGTCTCCGTCCTGCACGGGGTTCCCGGCCTGACCGTCGACGTCTACGTCAACGGTCAGGAGGCGATCCCGGACTTCGAGCCTGGCACGCTGACCGACCCGATGATGCTGGCCGCAGGCAGCTACGACATCGAGATCTACGCCGATGGTGACGACCCGTCGACCGCGGAGCCTGCGCTGTCGGCCATGGGTCTGGAGGTGCCCGGTGGCGCCAACCTGACCCTCGCGGCTCACCTGGGCGAGGACGGGACGCCGATGCTGGGCGCGTTTGTCAACGACGTGTCCCCGACCCAGGCTGGCGAGGCTCGGCTGACCGTGCGCCACGTCGCAGCAGCTCCCGGCGTGGATGTCCGCGCCGGTGGCAGCCCCGTGATCCAGGGCCTGACCAACCCGGATGAGCAGGTGCTGGACCTGCCCGCCGGCACCGTGTCTGCCGATGTCGTGCTGGCCGGCACCGAGGACGTCGTCCTGGGCCCGGCCGACGTCGACCTTGCCGAGGGCACGAACACGATCGTGTATGCCTGGGGCTCCGCGGAGGAGGGGACACTCGACCTGGCGATCCAGACCATCGAGGGTCTGCACACCCCGCCGGAGGGCGTGCCGTCCGGTGAGGGTGGACCTGCTGACAGCAGTGCGCTGCTGGTGCTGGCGCTGGCCGGCATCGCCGGCGCAGCCGTCGCTGGCCGTCAGATCGTCCGCGCCACCGCCCGGGACTGA